Proteins found in one Vagococcus carniphilus genomic segment:
- a CDS encoding cobyrinate a,c-diamide synthase, which yields MKKILIGAASSGSGKTTFTLGLLEILKRRGLNVQPFKVGPDYVDTKYHSRITKNPSRNLDSFLVRDKKVLNYLFEKAAYESDVSVIEGVMGLFDGFGIDKDSCSSSSVAKQLDCPVILVVNGKSASTSIAAVVKGFEEFDEELNIMGVVINNIASENHYSLVKGAIEKYTRTKVYGYIPKNPAFALPSRQLGLVPDNEIDDVMEKIHLIADSIEKTVDIESLLNDLEDVQMEKPIYPFKQNRKEKPIKLAIAKDDAFHFYYPDNLELLEDCGVQITYFSPMTDKQLPEADAYYFGGGYPEEFADELSQNSVMREAIFEAFENNKFILAECGGLMYLGETLKIEEKAFPMVGVFEGESQMTSRLKRFGYCYGILKEDTLVGKKGEKIYGHEFHHSTFETKEPTMMTMEKNRDGEVVSSWEGGYQKRNTFASYLHLHFFQSEEFVHHLLETIATEGDK from the coding sequence ATGAAAAAAATATTAATTGGAGCTGCTTCTAGTGGTTCAGGGAAAACAACATTTACTTTAGGCTTACTTGAAATTTTAAAAAGAAGAGGTCTTAATGTTCAACCTTTCAAGGTAGGACCTGATTATGTTGATACCAAGTATCATAGCCGCATAACTAAAAATCCATCTAGGAATTTAGACAGCTTTTTAGTTAGAGATAAAAAAGTTTTGAATTATTTATTTGAAAAGGCAGCATATGAATCAGATGTATCAGTCATTGAAGGAGTTATGGGATTATTTGATGGCTTTGGTATTGACAAGGATTCTTGTTCTAGTTCGTCAGTAGCCAAACAACTAGACTGTCCAGTAATCCTAGTGGTTAATGGGAAATCTGCTTCGACTTCAATTGCTGCTGTTGTTAAAGGTTTTGAAGAGTTTGATGAAGAGTTAAATATTATGGGAGTTGTTATTAATAATATTGCTTCTGAAAATCATTATTCTTTAGTAAAAGGCGCTATTGAAAAATACACGAGAACAAAGGTTTATGGTTATATTCCTAAAAATCCAGCGTTTGCTTTACCATCAAGACAACTAGGTTTAGTACCTGATAATGAAATAGATGATGTGATGGAAAAGATTCATTTGATTGCTGATTCAATTGAGAAAACAGTAGACATTGAAAGTTTACTAAATGACTTAGAAGACGTTCAAATGGAAAAACCAATTTATCCTTTTAAACAAAATAGAAAAGAGAAACCAATTAAATTAGCTATTGCTAAAGACGATGCTTTTCATTTTTATTATCCAGATAATTTAGAACTATTAGAAGATTGTGGCGTACAAATAACTTATTTTAGTCCGATGACAGATAAGCAATTACCTGAAGCAGATGCTTATTATTTTGGTGGAGGTTATCCAGAAGAATTTGCTGATGAACTATCACAAAATAGCGTCATGAGGGAAGCTATTTTTGAAGCTTTTGAAAACAACAAATTTATTCTTGCTGAGTGTGGCGGATTAATGTATCTGGGCGAAACGTTAAAAATTGAAGAGAAAGCGTTTCCGATGGTTGGAGTCTTTGAAGGTGAAAGTCAGATGACGTCTCGTTTAAAAAGATTTGGTTATTGTTACGGCATTTTAAAAGAGGACACTTTGGTTGGTAAAAAAGGTGAAAAAATCTATGGACATGAATTTCATCATTCAACTTTTGAAACAAAAGAACCTACCATGATGACTATGGAAAAAAATAGAGATGGTGAAGTCGTTTCCTCTTGGGAAGGTGGCTATCAAAAACGCAATACGTTTGCTAGTTACCTACATTTGCACTTTTTCCAAAGTGAAGAGTTTGTTCATCATTTGTTAGAAACAATTGCTACTGAGGGTGACAAGTAA
- a CDS encoding cobalt-precorrin-8 methylmutase — MNYMKDPKGIEVESFVIIQDTIDEINPDYQFNNKMEEMIIKRAIHTSADFDYLENLQFTHDVIDAMTSFFKNGGGTIYTDTTMALSGINKRVLDKLNISYKCFISDPEVVKIAKEKQITRSMAAVEHASTLEGDKIFVIGNAPTAIYKILEMVSSKELEVKAVVGAPVGFVGAAESKEELFESDIPAIVARGRKGGSNVAAAIINAILYQLDVE; from the coding sequence ATGAATTATATGAAAGATCCAAAAGGAATTGAAGTAGAAAGTTTTGTGATTATCCAAGATACGATTGATGAAATTAATCCTGATTATCAATTTAATAATAAAATGGAAGAAATGATTATTAAACGCGCTATTCATACAAGTGCAGATTTTGACTATTTAGAAAATCTACAATTTACACATGATGTGATTGATGCTATGACATCTTTCTTTAAAAATGGAGGAGGAACTATCTATACAGATACAACAATGGCATTAAGTGGTATTAATAAACGTGTATTGGATAAACTAAATATCTCTTATAAATGTTTCATTTCTGATCCTGAGGTAGTTAAGATTGCAAAAGAAAAACAAATTACTCGTTCAATGGCAGCTGTTGAGCACGCTAGTACTCTAGAAGGAGATAAAATATTTGTTATTGGTAATGCACCAACTGCTATCTACAAAATTCTAGAGATGGTTAGTAGTAAAGAATTAGAAGTAAAAGCAGTAGTAGGTGCTCCAGTTGGATTTGTTGGAGCAGCAGAATCAAAAGAAGAATTATTTGAAAGTGACATTCCAGCAATTGTTGCTAGAGGAAGAAAAGGCGGAAGTAACGTCGCAGCAGCTATTATTAATGCGATTCTTTATCAATTGGATGTGGAATAA
- the cbiB gene encoding adenosylcobinamide-phosphate synthase CbiB translates to MKLVLILLAFILDLILGDPYHWPHPIKAIGNYISFFQKKWIPKTLSSKKKYVMGGVLWLSTVLLAYGTTWAILKIAYGLNTYIGHIVFIYLAYTTLATKSLATEGKKIAKTLEEGTLEEARGQVAMIVGRDTSQLTEEEIAKATIETIAENTSDGVIAPMLFLFIGGPALAMAYKAVNTLDSMVGYLTPDYKEIGYVSAKMDDLWNLFPARISFLLLGLSSILLNMNPKQTFLIGWRDRKNHKSPNGGYLEAPASGALGIQLGGSHVYHGVEIYKPTIGEPLKEVDGHDILRMNLLLYGSSSIGLIIFSIVSLVIKGF, encoded by the coding sequence ATGAAGCTTGTGTTGATATTACTCGCTTTTATCTTAGATTTAATACTTGGAGACCCGTATCATTGGCCTCATCCTATTAAGGCTATTGGAAATTACATTAGTTTTTTTCAAAAAAAATGGATACCAAAAACCTTAAGTTCAAAAAAGAAATATGTGATGGGTGGTGTTCTGTGGCTAAGTACAGTATTACTTGCTTATGGAACCACCTGGGCCATTTTAAAAATAGCCTATGGACTTAATACGTACATCGGACATATTGTTTTTATTTATCTAGCCTATACGACTCTTGCGACTAAGAGTTTAGCAACAGAAGGAAAGAAAATTGCTAAAACGTTAGAAGAAGGAACACTTGAAGAAGCAAGAGGACAAGTGGCAATGATTGTTGGTAGAGATACCAGCCAATTAACTGAAGAAGAAATTGCTAAGGCAACTATCGAAACGATTGCTGAAAATACATCAGATGGTGTGATTGCACCGATGCTCTTTTTATTTATAGGTGGTCCGGCATTAGCAATGGCATATAAAGCAGTTAACACATTAGATTCGATGGTGGGCTATTTGACACCTGATTATAAAGAAATAGGTTATGTATCAGCTAAAATGGATGATTTATGGAATTTATTTCCAGCTCGAATTAGTTTTTTACTCTTAGGACTTAGCAGTATTTTACTTAATATGAATCCTAAGCAAACATTTTTAATCGGCTGGCGAGATCGAAAAAATCATAAAAGTCCAAATGGTGGTTATTTGGAAGCTCCGGCTTCAGGTGCTCTAGGTATTCAGTTGGGTGGCAGCCATGTTTATCATGGTGTAGAAATTTATAAACCAACCATTGGAGAACCGTTAAAAGAAGTAGATGGTCACGATATTTTAAGAATGAATTTATTATTGTATGGTTCTTCTAGTATCGGATTGATTATATTTTCAATAGTTTCACTTGTAATAAAAGGCTTTTAA
- the cbiD gene encoding cobalt-precorrin-5B (C(1))-methyltransferase CbiD — MEEFVYVNGKKMRKGYTTGSCATAASVAATHLLLNEEECEEVVVLSPVDKEIRIPIESIERVDDKTAIASVRKNGGDDADATHGMLIYSKVTLRDDTEVTIEGGEGIGRVTQEGLLVPIGKPAINPKPRKMIGDNIRKMLGESRGADILIFAPEGYEIAKQTMNRNLGIIGGISILGTTGIVTPMSEDSWKAAISIELEMKKKQGFEKIVLSPGNYGEDFAVNKMMIDETKIVSMSNFVGYVLKEVQRIGFEEVLMIGHLGKLIKVSAGIFSTHSKDADARAEILVANLALMGMPIPDLERVSKCLTTEAAGDIISETGYEGVYQIIADKIKFRSEKLLKYRDPKVKVDVVLFSSKTGLLSSTKPIKELMEEWK; from the coding sequence ATGGAAGAATTTGTTTATGTTAATGGTAAAAAAATGAGAAAAGGCTATACAACTGGTTCTTGCGCAACGGCAGCATCTGTTGCAGCGACACATCTTTTGTTGAATGAAGAAGAGTGTGAAGAAGTTGTTGTCTTATCTCCTGTAGATAAAGAAATTAGAATTCCAATCGAATCAATCGAACGAGTGGATGATAAAACAGCTATTGCTTCTGTTAGAAAAAATGGTGGCGATGATGCCGATGCAACTCATGGCATGCTGATTTATTCAAAAGTAACTTTAAGAGACGATACTGAAGTTACGATAGAAGGTGGCGAAGGAATTGGCCGAGTGACTCAAGAAGGATTATTAGTACCAATTGGAAAGCCTGCGATTAATCCTAAGCCAAGAAAAATGATTGGTGATAATATTCGTAAAATGTTAGGAGAATCTCGAGGTGCGGATATTTTGATATTTGCACCAGAAGGTTATGAAATAGCCAAACAAACGATGAATCGAAATTTAGGTATTATTGGTGGTATCTCGATTTTAGGAACAACGGGAATTGTTACGCCAATGTCTGAGGATAGTTGGAAAGCAGCTATTTCAATTGAACTTGAAATGAAGAAAAAACAAGGATTTGAAAAAATCGTTTTAAGCCCAGGTAATTATGGTGAAGATTTTGCCGTTAACAAAATGATGATTGATGAAACTAAAATAGTTTCGATGAGTAATTTTGTTGGTTATGTCCTAAAAGAAGTCCAACGAATTGGATTTGAAGAAGTACTCATGATTGGTCATTTAGGTAAATTAATTAAAGTTTCTGCGGGTATTTTTTCAACCCACAGTAAAGATGCAGATGCTAGAGCAGAAATCTTAGTAGCTAATCTTGCCTTAATGGGAATGCCAATACCTGATTTAGAGCGTGTTTCAAAATGTCTAACAACAGAGGCTGCTGGAGACATTATCAGTGAAACAGGTTATGAAGGTGTATACCAAATCATTGCAGACAAAATAAAATTCCGTAGTGAAAAATTATTAAAATACCGAGATCCTAAAGTAAAAGTAGATGTTGTTTTATTTTCTTCTAAAACAGGCCTCTTATCTTCTACTAAACCAATTAAAGAGTTAATGGAGGAATGGAAATGA